A genomic region of uncultured Paludibaculum sp. contains the following coding sequences:
- a CDS encoding methyltransferase, whose product MVPLKIGTPDQFSELRESLRRLGYSEEAVSRRTGSETIYQFKVLAEDRAAGAEIHDALDVLIRLLMDEEPVEETVILAHLPARLLELLSDLDVVVKKDETHWHSTVVLYPVAGLYVASDRTRLVGEKLPADAVYAAITGNTGRFLSIQPEDPGDDFLDLCCGTGVAALLAASRGAKRAWAADLGQRSVHFSDFNAKLNGLLQVTAVQGDLFGAVDGQTFDCVVAHPPYVPDASMKLLFRDGGEDGEQIFRRIIQDLPRYLKPGGRFYCVTTATDRENELLQERIRLWLGETSPEFDVILVATEVGKRPTKVLEAVVKAKGKLGQLGGRSELYERLKVTAIFYGTVVLERAAQPRAVATARTLKAEEAAGPAVEWFRKWEQAAAQPSLPAALRRSRPRLAQSMQLQVTHKPGESGLEPSEFKLKSSYPFVFTANVEPWLAVLVGMCAGQLTTGEIFDQLQAQDVVDAGLTFEEFCDVVRLLISNGFLELGQFPLPRQEAPVEALV is encoded by the coding sequence ATGGTCCCATTGAAGATCGGCACTCCCGACCAATTTTCGGAATTGAGGGAGAGCCTACGGCGGCTAGGGTACTCGGAAGAAGCAGTCAGCCGCCGGACCGGTTCGGAGACGATTTACCAGTTCAAAGTCCTGGCTGAGGATCGTGCGGCCGGGGCGGAGATCCATGATGCGCTGGACGTGTTGATTCGGCTCCTGATGGACGAAGAACCGGTGGAAGAGACGGTGATTCTGGCCCATCTGCCGGCGCGGCTCCTGGAGCTGTTGTCGGATCTCGATGTGGTGGTCAAGAAGGACGAAACCCATTGGCATAGCACGGTGGTGCTATACCCGGTTGCTGGGCTTTATGTTGCGTCGGATCGCACGAGGCTCGTCGGCGAGAAACTGCCGGCGGACGCGGTGTACGCGGCGATTACGGGCAACACGGGGCGATTCCTTTCCATTCAGCCCGAGGATCCGGGCGACGATTTCCTCGATCTGTGCTGTGGGACCGGCGTAGCGGCTCTGCTGGCGGCGTCGCGCGGTGCGAAGCGGGCCTGGGCCGCCGATCTCGGCCAGCGTTCGGTTCATTTTTCCGATTTCAACGCCAAGCTAAACGGATTGCTTCAGGTAACCGCCGTACAGGGCGATTTGTTTGGTGCCGTCGACGGCCAAACCTTCGACTGTGTCGTGGCGCATCCTCCCTATGTACCCGACGCGAGCATGAAGTTGCTGTTCCGGGACGGTGGCGAAGATGGGGAGCAGATTTTCCGTCGGATTATCCAGGACCTGCCTAGGTATTTGAAGCCGGGCGGTCGATTTTATTGCGTCACCACGGCGACCGACCGTGAGAACGAGCTGTTGCAGGAGCGGATCCGGCTGTGGCTGGGCGAAACGAGCCCGGAATTTGATGTGATTCTGGTGGCCACGGAAGTGGGGAAGCGGCCGACCAAAGTGCTGGAAGCGGTGGTCAAGGCCAAGGGCAAGCTGGGGCAGTTGGGCGGCCGGTCGGAGCTTTACGAGCGCCTGAAGGTGACTGCGATCTTCTACGGGACGGTGGTGCTGGAGCGTGCGGCGCAGCCTCGGGCGGTGGCCACGGCGCGGACGCTGAAAGCGGAAGAGGCGGCGGGTCCGGCGGTGGAGTGGTTCCGGAAATGGGAGCAGGCGGCGGCGCAACCATCGTTGCCGGCGGCGTTGCGCAGGTCGCGGCCGAGGTTGGCGCAGTCGATGCAATTGCAGGTGACTCACAAGCCCGGCGAAAGCGGTCTGGAGCCCAGCGAGTTCAAGCTGAAGTCGAGTTACCCGTTTGTGTTTACGGCGAATGTGGAGCCGTGGCTGGCCGTACTGGTGGGCATGTGCGCGGGGCAGTTGACGACAGGCGAGATTTTCGATCAATTGCAGGCGCAGGACGTGGTGGACGCGGGCTTGACGTTCGAGGAGTTCTGCGACGTTGTGCGTTTACTGATTTCGAATGGGTTCTTGGAGCTGGGGCAGTTCCCGCTACCGCGTCAAGAGGCGCCGGTGGAGGCATTGGTCTAG
- the tssK gene encoding type VI secretion system baseplate subunit TssK: protein MHRLEPVVWTKGTILNAQHLQLQDRYLEDSLRFRLNATQFQPWGFTKLRVDDEALAAGIINLTQAAGIFPDGLLFDVPELDAGPPPKPIATHFGPDDSTLDFYLGIPHYRERGINVAGLQRQVDARYRAEIAMVSDENTGRSEKPVTLARKNLRIIVQGESVEGMSTIPVGRIVRTKAGLFELDAHCVAPLLEFHASDYLSAIARRLVEILAARSDALSGLRRQKNQSLADFTASDIASFWLLYTVNSALPIFQHLHVAQGIHPEMLYSEMLSLAGALTAFSTKVQPRNLPLYDHENLGPCFTELDEVLRSLLTTVVPSNFVSLPLKLVQPSIYAASLDREDYFKNTRMYLAIHAETNQAELIRRTPQLVKICSADYIEHLVQTALPGIPLRHVPAPPSSIPVKLNYTYFSLEQQGGPYEAVMRARNMAVYVPADLPNPQMELVILLPKAE, encoded by the coding sequence ATGCATCGCCTGGAACCCGTCGTCTGGACCAAAGGAACCATCCTCAACGCCCAGCATTTGCAGCTTCAGGATCGTTACCTGGAAGACTCGCTGCGCTTCCGTTTGAACGCCACCCAGTTCCAACCGTGGGGCTTCACCAAACTGCGCGTCGATGATGAAGCCCTCGCCGCCGGCATCATCAATCTCACTCAGGCCGCTGGTATCTTTCCCGATGGCCTCCTCTTCGATGTTCCTGAACTGGACGCCGGCCCCCCGCCCAAGCCCATCGCCACCCACTTCGGCCCCGACGATTCAACGCTGGATTTCTACCTCGGCATCCCTCACTACCGCGAACGCGGCATCAACGTCGCCGGCCTGCAGCGCCAGGTGGACGCCCGCTATCGCGCCGAAATCGCCATGGTCAGTGACGAGAACACAGGCCGCTCGGAAAAACCCGTCACCCTGGCCCGCAAGAATCTGAGGATCATCGTCCAGGGCGAAAGCGTGGAAGGCATGTCCACCATCCCCGTCGGCCGCATCGTGCGCACCAAGGCGGGCCTCTTCGAACTCGACGCCCACTGCGTCGCCCCCTTGCTGGAATTCCATGCGAGTGACTATCTTTCAGCCATTGCCCGCCGCCTCGTGGAAATCCTCGCCGCCCGCAGCGACGCCCTCTCCGGCCTCCGCCGCCAGAAGAATCAGAGCCTGGCCGACTTCACCGCCTCCGACATCGCCAGCTTCTGGCTGCTCTACACGGTGAATTCCGCCCTGCCCATCTTCCAGCACCTGCACGTCGCCCAAGGCATCCACCCCGAGATGCTCTATAGCGAGATGCTCTCGCTCGCCGGAGCCCTAACCGCCTTCTCCACCAAGGTCCAGCCGCGCAACCTGCCGCTGTACGACCACGAGAATCTGGGCCCCTGCTTCACCGAACTCGACGAGGTCTTGCGCTCGCTGCTCACCACCGTCGTCCCCAGCAACTTCGTGTCGCTGCCGCTGAAGCTGGTGCAGCCCTCCATCTACGCCGCCAGTCTCGACCGCGAAGACTACTTCAAGAACACCCGCATGTACCTGGCGATCCACGCGGAGACCAACCAGGCCGAACTCATCCGGCGCACGCCGCAGTTGGTGAAGATCTGCTCCGCCGACTACATCGAGCACCTGGTGCAAACGGCCCTGCCGGGCATCCCGCTCCGCCACGTCCCCGCCCCGCCGAGTTCCATCCCGGTGAAGCTAAACTACACCTACTTCAGCCTGGAACAGCAGGGCGGCCCCTACGAAGCCGTAATGCGGGCGCGCAATATGGCGGTCTACGTGCCAGCCGACCTGCCCAACCCGCAGATGGAGCTGGTCATCCTGCTCCCCAAAGCCGAATAG
- a CDS encoding acetamidase/formamidase family protein, which translates to MKRTPLLLLFPVLAFSADLTGTWQFVLVRFGEEFGAARVELKSDATKVTGTLNELKLEGTSENDTVKITALRPNGKPFGVLDGRVTGDEMGGTVTQGSDQFAWKARRVRLEERAPVTRSFEPVKFHRVFSGAIEPVMRLQSGDTVSTWAVDAGGTDPKGVRRSLGGNPQTGPFYVEGAMPGDTLAVKFNRIRLNRDTAGSGDSIMSSALTPGYLRGAKLDDNFDSSWKLDRAAGVGMLAKPTERLKNFKVKLRPMLGCVAVAPPANQAFRTGYPGSFGGNMDYNGLREGVTVYLPVYVPGALLFVGDGHAAQGDGELNGDALETSMDIEFTVNVIRGQSTQAPRMEDQDWLMASGIANSLPEALQQATTELARWLERDYKLSANESAIVLGTSVRYDIAEVVDPLVHIVAKVSKESLAGLK; encoded by the coding sequence ATGAAACGTACGCCGCTGCTTCTGCTGTTTCCCGTGTTGGCATTTTCCGCCGACCTTACGGGCACCTGGCAATTTGTGCTGGTCCGGTTTGGCGAGGAGTTTGGCGCCGCCCGGGTTGAGCTGAAATCCGATGCGACGAAAGTCACCGGCACGCTGAACGAGCTGAAGCTGGAAGGAACGTCGGAGAACGACACGGTGAAGATCACCGCGCTGCGGCCGAATGGGAAGCCGTTTGGTGTGCTCGATGGCCGGGTGACCGGCGATGAGATGGGCGGTACGGTGACACAGGGTTCAGACCAGTTTGCGTGGAAGGCGCGGAGGGTGCGGCTCGAAGAGCGGGCTCCGGTGACACGGTCGTTTGAGCCGGTGAAGTTTCACCGGGTCTTCTCGGGTGCGATTGAGCCGGTGATGCGGCTGCAGTCCGGCGATACGGTGAGCACCTGGGCGGTGGATGCGGGCGGCACCGATCCGAAAGGCGTGCGGCGGTCGCTGGGCGGGAATCCGCAGACGGGGCCGTTTTACGTGGAGGGTGCGATGCCGGGCGATACGCTGGCCGTTAAGTTCAATCGCATCCGGCTGAACCGGGATACGGCGGGCAGCGGCGATTCGATTATGTCCAGCGCCTTAACGCCGGGGTATTTGCGCGGTGCGAAGCTGGACGACAATTTCGATTCGTCGTGGAAGCTGGATCGCGCCGCGGGCGTCGGGATGCTGGCGAAGCCGACGGAGCGGCTGAAGAACTTCAAGGTGAAGCTGCGGCCGATGCTGGGGTGTGTGGCCGTGGCTCCGCCGGCGAACCAGGCGTTCCGCACGGGGTATCCGGGTTCGTTCGGCGGGAATATGGACTACAACGGGCTTCGTGAAGGCGTCACGGTGTATCTGCCGGTGTACGTGCCCGGGGCGCTGTTGTTTGTGGGCGATGGCCACGCGGCCCAGGGCGACGGCGAGTTGAATGGTGATGCGCTGGAGACCTCGATGGACATTGAGTTCACGGTCAACGTGATTCGCGGGCAGAGCACGCAGGCTCCGCGGATGGAGGATCAGGACTGGCTGATGGCGTCGGGGATCGCGAACTCGTTGCCGGAGGCGCTGCAGCAGGCGACCACGGAGCTGGCCCGATGGCTGGAACGGGATTACAAGCTGAGTGCGAATGAGTCCGCGATTGTGCTGGGGACCTCGGTGCGGTACGACATCGCCGAGGTGGTGGATCCTCTGGTGCACATCGTGGCCAAGGTTAGTAAAGAGAGTCTGGCTGGACTCAAGTAG
- a CDS encoding anhydro-N-acetylmuramic acid kinase, producing MKKNGQGMVCAGIMSGTSLDGIDVAVIRRSKAGVETLAFHSVPYAAEVRAALLGVSNCTTHTRDIARLHFLLGELYAAAFLQTCKKGKIAVEEVEVIGCHGQTIYHEGTPVEFLGKKIASTLQIGDGNVLAARTGRTVVSDFRPADIAAGGQGAPLVPFVDYLLFHDEDLTRVALNIGGIANITWLPAGAPPEKVVAFDTGPGNMVVDQLVAHYSGGSRGFDKDGAMAAEGLVHPEIVAELLTDEYFSRRPPKSAGREQYGAAFVDALIARGLSPEDTVATATYFTAAAIAEGIAQFADGEEEPPAEVIVAGGGVHNETLMRFLGAELPESEITRSDAHGVDADAKEAVAFAVLASETLKGQTSNLPSATGAKRAVVLGKVCRG from the coding sequence ATGAAGAAGAACGGCCAGGGGATGGTGTGCGCCGGGATCATGTCCGGGACATCGCTGGATGGCATTGATGTGGCGGTGATCCGGCGGAGCAAGGCGGGGGTGGAGACGCTCGCGTTTCACTCGGTGCCTTACGCGGCGGAGGTCCGGGCGGCGTTGCTGGGCGTGTCCAACTGCACGACGCATACGCGGGACATTGCGCGGCTCCACTTTCTGCTGGGGGAGCTGTATGCGGCGGCGTTTCTACAGACCTGCAAGAAGGGCAAGATCGCGGTGGAGGAGGTGGAGGTGATCGGCTGTCACGGGCAGACGATTTACCACGAGGGGACTCCGGTGGAGTTTCTGGGGAAGAAGATCGCGAGCACGCTGCAGATTGGCGATGGGAATGTGCTGGCGGCCCGGACGGGGCGGACCGTGGTGTCGGACTTCCGGCCGGCGGATATTGCGGCGGGCGGGCAAGGCGCTCCGCTGGTGCCGTTTGTCGATTACCTGTTGTTTCACGATGAGGATTTGACGCGGGTGGCCTTGAATATCGGCGGGATCGCCAACATTACGTGGCTGCCGGCGGGGGCGCCTCCGGAGAAGGTGGTGGCTTTCGATACGGGGCCGGGGAACATGGTGGTCGATCAGTTGGTGGCGCACTATTCCGGCGGCTCGCGGGGCTTCGACAAAGATGGGGCGATGGCGGCCGAGGGGTTGGTGCATCCGGAGATCGTGGCGGAACTTCTGACGGATGAGTATTTCAGCCGGCGGCCTCCGAAGTCGGCGGGGCGGGAGCAGTACGGGGCCGCGTTTGTGGATGCGTTGATCGCGCGGGGGTTGTCGCCGGAAGATACGGTGGCGACTGCCACCTACTTTACGGCAGCAGCGATTGCGGAGGGGATTGCGCAGTTTGCCGATGGGGAAGAGGAGCCGCCGGCCGAGGTGATTGTGGCCGGGGGCGGGGTTCATAACGAAACGCTCATGCGGTTTCTGGGGGCGGAGTTGCCGGAGTCGGAGATCACGCGGAGCGACGCGCACGGGGTGGATGCCGATGCCAAGGAGGCCGTGGCGTTCGCGGTGCTGGCTTCGGAGACGCTGAAGGGACAGACTTCGAATTTGCCTTCGGCTACCGGGGCGAAACGGGCTGTGGTTTTGGGGAAGGTCTGCCGGGGGTAG
- the mutS gene encoding DNA mismatch repair protein MutS: MAGEPTTPLMRQYHAAKQQAPNALLLFRLGDFYELFFDDAVTAARELEITLTSRNKEKGEPVPMCGVPAHAAENYIARLIQKGYRVAICDQMEDPRQTKKIVRREITRIVTPGTVTEASLLRSHENNYLAAVAYKGERAGLAYVDISTGEFRATEMDKADAGASLEQLKVRELLVPEGGGAAPEGRWVKTPVDAWTFTTDYAEQSLKDHFQLLVLDGVGLADKRLAVSAAGAILAYLRETQKSALDHLDRPAYFDRAGAMLLDAVTVRNLELVEPMFSADLDAKRDSTLLSVLDLTQTGMGGRLLQRRLLRPSLDRAEIEARLDAVEWLRGATVERAKLREVMGGMLDVERLLSRIAVGTANPRDALGLGRTLARIPLLRPLLEKTASSRLVAVREQLDDVAEVRDKILAAIADEPPVTLNDGGVVRAGYNAELDELRDLAKNSRQIIAAIELRERERTGIGSLKVRFNNVFGFYIEISNANKHLAPADYERKQTLVNAERFTTSELKVLESKVLDAEDKANELERTIFAEVRAEAAGQAGRIRATASAVAEIDFYCSLAQASLDHRYTRPKFSVQSGELRIAGGRHPVIERLTEKDAQRFIPNDLYLDQDQSRIAIITGPNMGGKSTYLRQAALIAVMAQMGSFVPATEAVLPLVDRVFTRIGASDNLARGRSTFMVEMTETAVILNTATARSLIVLDEIGRGTATYDGLSLAWAVIEHIHEQIGAYTLFATHYHELTELADKLGGIRNLHVSVKEVGDQVIFLRKVEPGSADKSYGIEVARLAALPMPVIERAREILALHEKTEHKVSEQLEAPKRRGKPEPSFQIQLFEPVGYQIAERIRGLDIDNLKPIEALQLLAELKEELQGS, from the coding sequence GTGGCAGGCGAACCGACTACGCCGCTGATGCGGCAATATCATGCGGCGAAGCAGCAGGCTCCCAATGCCCTGCTGCTTTTCCGCCTAGGTGATTTTTACGAGCTCTTCTTTGACGACGCCGTTACGGCGGCGCGCGAACTCGAGATTACACTCACTTCCCGGAATAAAGAAAAAGGCGAACCCGTGCCCATGTGCGGGGTGCCCGCGCATGCGGCCGAGAACTACATCGCCCGCCTGATTCAGAAGGGCTACCGTGTGGCCATCTGCGATCAGATGGAAGACCCGCGGCAGACCAAGAAGATCGTGCGGCGGGAGATCACGCGCATTGTGACTCCGGGGACCGTGACCGAGGCTTCGCTGCTGCGGTCGCACGAGAATAACTATCTGGCCGCCGTCGCCTACAAGGGCGAACGGGCCGGTCTGGCTTATGTCGATATCTCCACCGGCGAATTCCGGGCCACGGAGATGGACAAGGCGGACGCCGGGGCTTCGCTGGAGCAGTTGAAGGTTCGGGAACTGTTGGTGCCGGAGGGCGGCGGCGCGGCTCCGGAGGGCCGGTGGGTGAAGACTCCGGTGGACGCGTGGACCTTCACGACGGATTACGCCGAGCAGAGTCTCAAGGACCATTTCCAATTGCTGGTGCTGGATGGCGTGGGGCTGGCGGATAAGCGGCTGGCGGTGTCGGCGGCTGGGGCGATTCTGGCGTATCTGCGGGAGACGCAGAAGTCGGCTCTGGATCATCTGGACCGGCCGGCGTACTTCGACCGGGCCGGGGCGATGCTGCTGGACGCGGTGACGGTGCGGAACCTGGAACTCGTCGAGCCGATGTTCTCCGCCGATCTCGACGCCAAGCGGGATTCCACGCTGCTGAGCGTCCTGGATCTGACGCAGACGGGCATGGGCGGTCGGCTGCTGCAGAGACGCCTGTTGCGGCCTTCGCTGGACCGGGCGGAGATCGAGGCTCGGCTGGATGCGGTGGAGTGGCTGCGCGGGGCCACGGTGGAACGGGCGAAGTTGCGCGAAGTGATGGGCGGTATGCTCGATGTCGAGCGGCTGCTGTCACGCATCGCCGTGGGTACGGCGAATCCTCGGGATGCCTTGGGACTGGGCCGGACGCTGGCGCGGATCCCGCTGTTGCGACCGCTGCTGGAGAAGACGGCGTCGTCGCGGCTGGTTGCGGTGCGCGAGCAGTTGGACGACGTGGCCGAGGTGCGGGACAAGATTCTGGCGGCGATCGCGGACGAGCCTCCGGTGACGTTGAACGACGGCGGGGTGGTGCGCGCGGGGTACAACGCCGAGCTGGACGAGTTGAGGGACCTAGCCAAGAATTCGCGCCAGATCATCGCGGCGATCGAGTTGAGGGAGCGGGAACGGACGGGCATTGGGTCGCTGAAGGTACGGTTCAACAACGTGTTCGGGTTCTATATCGAGATCTCGAACGCGAACAAACATCTGGCTCCGGCGGACTACGAGCGGAAGCAGACGCTGGTGAACGCGGAGCGGTTTACGACTTCGGAGCTGAAGGTGCTGGAGTCGAAGGTGTTGGACGCCGAGGACAAGGCGAACGAGCTGGAGAGGACGATCTTCGCGGAGGTTCGGGCGGAGGCGGCGGGTCAGGCGGGGCGGATCCGAGCTACGGCTTCGGCGGTGGCCGAGATCGATTTCTATTGCTCGCTGGCGCAGGCTTCGCTGGACCACCGGTATACACGGCCGAAGTTCTCGGTGCAATCCGGTGAGTTGCGGATCGCCGGCGGGCGGCATCCGGTGATCGAGCGGCTGACGGAAAAAGACGCGCAGCGGTTCATTCCGAACGACCTCTATCTCGACCAGGACCAGAGCCGGATTGCGATCATCACGGGCCCGAACATGGGTGGGAAATCGACGTACCTGCGGCAGGCGGCGTTGATCGCGGTGATGGCGCAGATGGGTTCGTTCGTCCCGGCCACGGAGGCGGTGCTGCCCCTGGTGGACCGTGTGTTCACGCGCATCGGGGCTTCGGACAACCTGGCGCGCGGACGCAGCACGTTCATGGTGGAGATGACCGAGACGGCGGTGATTCTGAATACGGCCACGGCGCGGTCGTTGATCGTGCTGGATGAGATCGGGCGAGGGACCGCGACCTACGACGGGCTGTCGCTGGCCTGGGCGGTGATCGAGCACATTCACGAGCAGATTGGCGCGTACACGCTGTTCGCCACGCACTATCACGAGTTGACGGAGCTGGCGGACAAGCTGGGCGGGATCCGGAATTTGCACGTGTCGGTGAAAGAAGTCGGCGACCAGGTGATCTTCCTGCGAAAGGTGGAGCCGGGGAGCGCGGACAAGAGCTACGGCATTGAGGTGGCGCGGCTGGCGGCGTTGCCGATGCCGGTGATTGAACGGGCTCGCGAGATTCTGGCGCTGCACGAGAAGACCGAGCATAAGGTGAGCGAGCAGTTGGAGGCTCCGAAGCGGCGCGGGAAGCCGGAGCCGAGTTTCCAGATCCAGTTGTTCGAGCCGGTGGGCTATCAGATTGCGGAGCGGATTCGCGGGCTGGATATCGACAACTTGAAGCCGATTGAGGCGCTGCAGTTGCTGGCGGAGTTGAAAGAGGAGTTGCAGGGGTCATGA
- a CDS encoding Glu/Leu/Phe/Val dehydrogenase: MILEATKPDSDAALDREFNPWLAAEARFNEAATLLGLDEGLQKVLRSPALEMTVHIPVQLDDGRIEVFTGYRIQHSLARGPAKGGIRFAPDVTLDEVKALASWMTWKCAVVNIPFGGGKGGVICDPAILSQNELERITRRYTAELIDIIGPERDVPAPDMNTNEQTMAWIMDTYSMHKRTTVTAVVTGKPLNLGGSRGRVEATGRGCLFVTLQALKKFHMEPSQTKVVVQGFGNVGGKAAKLMHKAGMKVVSIIEYDGALYNSNGIDPEALMKYKQTTGTIVGYPEAEAIDKHEAMFLECDVLVPAAKENVIHSRNAARINAKILCEGANGPTTAVADKILEEKGIFVIPDILANAGGVTVSYFEWVQDRQGFFWNEQLVNGRLEEIMVNSFKDVVAFGERHKVHNRTAAYMLALDRVAFAIKLRGIYA; the protein is encoded by the coding sequence ATGATCCTCGAAGCCACGAAGCCTGACAGCGATGCCGCTCTCGACCGGGAGTTTAACCCCTGGCTCGCTGCCGAGGCCCGCTTCAATGAAGCCGCCACGTTGCTCGGCTTGGACGAAGGTCTCCAAAAGGTACTGCGTTCGCCAGCCCTGGAGATGACCGTCCATATTCCTGTTCAACTCGATGACGGCCGTATAGAAGTTTTTACTGGATATCGTATTCAGCATTCGCTGGCCCGCGGGCCGGCCAAAGGCGGGATCCGCTTTGCTCCGGATGTGACTCTGGACGAAGTGAAAGCGCTGGCTTCCTGGATGACGTGGAAGTGCGCCGTGGTGAACATCCCATTTGGCGGCGGCAAGGGCGGCGTCATTTGCGACCCCGCGATTCTGTCGCAGAACGAACTGGAGCGGATTACGCGGCGCTATACCGCGGAGCTCATCGACATCATTGGACCGGAGCGCGACGTGCCCGCTCCGGATATGAATACGAATGAGCAGACCATGGCTTGGATCATGGATACCTACTCCATGCACAAGCGCACGACCGTGACGGCCGTGGTGACCGGCAAGCCCCTGAACCTGGGTGGCTCGCGGGGCCGCGTGGAGGCGACCGGACGTGGTTGCCTGTTCGTCACGCTGCAAGCGCTGAAGAAGTTCCACATGGAGCCGTCGCAGACCAAGGTCGTGGTCCAGGGCTTTGGCAACGTCGGCGGCAAGGCCGCCAAGCTGATGCACAAGGCCGGCATGAAGGTGGTGTCGATCATCGAGTATGACGGGGCTCTGTATAACTCCAACGGGATCGATCCGGAAGCGCTGATGAAGTACAAGCAGACGACGGGTACGATCGTGGGCTATCCCGAGGCCGAGGCGATTGATAAGCACGAAGCGATGTTCCTGGAGTGCGACGTGCTGGTGCCGGCGGCGAAGGAGAATGTGATTCACTCGCGGAATGCGGCCCGGATCAACGCCAAGATTCTTTGCGAGGGCGCGAATGGGCCGACGACGGCCGTGGCGGACAAGATTCTGGAAGAAAAGGGCATCTTTGTGATCCCGGACATTCTGGCGAACGCCGGAGGGGTGACGGTCTCCTACTTTGAATGGGTCCAGGACCGGCAGGGCTTCTTCTGGAATGAGCAACTGGTGAACGGGCGGCTGGAGGAGATCATGGTGAACTCCTTCAAGGACGTCGTGGCGTTTGGAGAGCGGCACAAGGTACACAATCGGACCGCGGCCTACATGCTCGCGCTCGACCGGGTTGCGTTTGCCATCAAACTTCGCGGAATCTACGCTTAG
- a CDS encoding IPT/TIG domain-containing protein produces the protein MKSILIGALLTAPFLQAQYQSLVTTDDGSTLYFTTPLVQRGTSQPAHGKSFRIDAQGLAVQEIRTVDLLQDPPLTITNNYNITGIDVSGDGRITATAAARDCRDSICGSSVNVRTTLRGHGDPVDYNGPARLSQNGRYLAATATGIPRSTGALRRQWDLETGDSWTLPYNSWAPSGRMVANDGTVLAIYEGDVQLLEHGVPRRLTFGSETILDATIDAAGTSVVFTSCWPDPYSTYARVRRIDIASGALSTILEDAVDFSQPSVSNDGSAVIVLSRRQVFYLASDGTGLRQLTNEADGIQTAVLSGDGHVAYALTFGGRLLRIDVAETKVTEILGRTAALSGVPTSGAIGSALVVTGSALDEQDMSVTIGGLAAPLVRAKPGELIFQIPWEATQGSEVPVEIHTQAEFPFVSTLQFPLVVSEVSPDRYGPTLHEQSDWPVTQDAPARGGELIHFYATGLGPVTAPVQTGVPQPADPPATLKHGLGCSYGYEQSSTSVEIRYAGLAPGLIGFYEVALVMPTGVSTGQSHILTLLCRLDLDHGAIGFNLNVPYQP, from the coding sequence ATGAAATCGATTCTGATTGGCGCATTACTAACCGCGCCATTCCTCCAGGCGCAATACCAGTCTCTCGTCACCACGGACGACGGCAGCACTCTCTATTTCACAACCCCACTGGTCCAGCGGGGCACCAGCCAACCCGCGCACGGCAAGTCGTTCCGCATCGACGCCCAGGGGTTGGCCGTCCAGGAGATCAGGACGGTCGACCTGCTCCAGGATCCTCCGCTCACCATCACGAATAACTACAACATCACCGGCATCGACGTATCGGGAGACGGGCGGATCACCGCCACCGCCGCCGCCCGCGACTGCCGCGACAGCATCTGCGGATCGTCGGTGAATGTGAGAACAACTCTGCGCGGCCATGGTGACCCGGTCGACTACAACGGACCCGCGCGCCTCAGCCAGAACGGCCGCTACCTCGCCGCGACGGCAACCGGCATCCCCCGCTCCACCGGAGCCCTCCGCCGCCAGTGGGATCTCGAGACCGGCGACTCCTGGACCCTGCCCTACAACTCGTGGGCCCCCTCCGGACGCATGGTGGCCAACGACGGCACGGTGCTGGCGATCTACGAAGGGGACGTGCAACTGCTGGAGCACGGGGTCCCCCGGCGCCTGACGTTCGGCAGCGAAACCATCCTCGACGCCACCATCGACGCGGCCGGGACCTCCGTGGTGTTCACGTCCTGCTGGCCCGATCCGTACAGCACCTATGCGCGCGTTCGCCGCATCGACATCGCCAGCGGCGCGCTGAGCACGATTCTGGAAGACGCCGTCGACTTCAGCCAACCCAGCGTGAGTAACGATGGCTCCGCGGTGATCGTGCTGAGCCGCCGGCAGGTCTTCTATCTGGCGAGCGATGGCACGGGCTTGCGTCAACTCACCAACGAAGCGGACGGCATCCAAACGGCCGTGCTGTCGGGAGACGGCCACGTCGCCTACGCGCTCACCTTCGGAGGACGCCTGCTTCGCATCGATGTAGCGGAAACGAAGGTGACCGAGATACTCGGGCGCACAGCCGCACTGAGCGGTGTGCCCACGTCGGGAGCGATCGGCTCAGCACTGGTGGTCACCGGCTCGGCCCTGGACGAGCAGGATATGAGCGTGACAATCGGCGGTTTGGCAGCGCCCCTAGTCCGGGCCAAGCCAGGCGAATTGATCTTCCAGATCCCCTGGGAAGCCACACAGGGCAGCGAGGTGCCGGTGGAGATCCACACCCAGGCGGAGTTCCCCTTCGTCAGCACCCTGCAGTTCCCGCTGGTGGTCTCGGAAGTGAGCCCTGATCGCTACGGGCCCACGCTGCACGAGCAGTCCGACTGGCCGGTCACCCAGGACGCCCCGGCCCGAGGCGGCGAGCTGATCCACTTCTACGCCACCGGCCTCGGACCCGTCACCGCCCCGGTCCAAACCGGAGTCCCACAACCAGCCGATCCGCCGGCAACGCTCAAACACGGCTTGGGGTGCAGTTACGGCTACGAGCAGTCATCGACGTCGGTGGAGATTCGATACGCCGGCCTCGCGCCCGGTCTGATCGGCTTCTACGAAGTAGCGCTGGTGATGCCAACCGGCGTCTCAACAGGGCAGTCCCACATCCTGACGCTGCTTTGTCGCCTCGATCTGGACCACGGAGCCATAGGGTTCAACCTCAACGTGCCCTACCAGCCGTAG